The following are encoded together in the Rhodospirillales bacterium genome:
- a CDS encoding LysR family transcriptional regulator, giving the protein MFERRSDLVRLLAVADAKRIVTAADRLAITQPALSRVVARLEREFGGSLFERLPAGVRPTPLGNLVVGHARRILREIGDGEEAVATALAGRTGRFRVTASPVWMQAVVTPAIQAFHAAFPEVELKLCTAAWREGVRLLDDGRCDLHCGGIDTGEALPPHLRRERFLDVTGGIVAAIGHPLHATGPEPGDLDSWPWIDFDGPAGADSGRPALAVILDELRQLTGGPGRAVLRAGSAGLTLLAAGPWLAWLPLDLLERLPGTPLRALPIAFGRRRYRAGFVARRSAEDLEPFRALEQAVRDAALGRSS; this is encoded by the coding sequence ATGTTCGAGCGGCGCAGCGACCTGGTCCGGCTCCTGGCCGTCGCCGATGCGAAGCGGATCGTCACCGCCGCCGACCGGCTCGCCATAACCCAGCCGGCGCTCAGCCGCGTCGTCGCGCGCCTAGAGCGGGAGTTCGGCGGCAGTCTGTTTGAGCGCCTCCCCGCCGGCGTGCGCCCGACCCCGCTCGGCAACCTGGTGGTCGGGCACGCACGCCGCATCCTGCGCGAGATCGGGGACGGCGAGGAGGCAGTGGCGACGGCGCTCGCCGGACGCACCGGCCGGTTCCGCGTCACCGCCTCACCGGTGTGGATGCAGGCCGTGGTCACCCCCGCCATCCAGGCGTTCCACGCCGCCTTCCCCGAGGTCGAGCTGAAGCTCTGCACCGCCGCCTGGCGCGAGGGCGTACGGCTGCTCGACGACGGAAGGTGCGACCTGCATTGCGGCGGGATCGACACCGGCGAGGCCCTGCCGCCGCACCTCCGGCGCGAGCGCTTCCTGGACGTGACCGGGGGCATCGTCGCGGCAATCGGCCATCCGCTCCATGCCACCGGGCCGGAGCCCGGCGATCTCGACAGCTGGCCCTGGATCGATTTCGACGGACCGGCCGGGGCCGATTCCGGCCGGCCGGCCCTGGCAGTGATCCTCGACGAGCTGCGCCAACTCACCGGCGGGCCGGGGCGTGCCGTCCTCCGCGCGGGCTCGGCCGGCCTGACGCTGCTCGCCGCCGGCCCGTGGCTCGCCTGGCTGCCCCTCGACCTGCTCGAACGGCTGCCCGGAACGCCACTCCGCGCGCTGCCAATCGCCTTCGGCCGGCGCCGCTACCGGGCCGGCTTCGTGGCCCGCCGCTCGGCCGAGGACCTGGAGCCGTTCCGCGCCCTCGAACAGGCGGTGCGCGACGCCGCGCTCGGGCGAAGCTCCTGA
- the cueR gene encoding Cu(I)-responsive transcriptional regulator: MNISAASNAAGLPVKTVRYYADIGLVSAPSRSETGYRTYDESAVRKLVFVRRAREFGFSIDECRELLSLYEDQRRSSADVKRIATRRLEEIAKKQRELQSLHDELAHLVDACKGDDRPDCPIIDGLGDRPVGALGRASETAGKQP, from the coding sequence GTGAATATTTCCGCCGCCTCGAACGCAGCCGGCCTGCCGGTGAAGACGGTCCGCTACTATGCGGACATCGGGCTGGTATCGGCGCCGTCCCGCTCGGAGACGGGATACAGGACCTACGACGAGAGCGCCGTGCGGAAGCTCGTGTTCGTGCGCCGGGCGCGGGAGTTCGGCTTCTCGATCGACGAGTGCCGGGAACTGCTGAGCCTCTACGAGGACCAGCGGCGGTCGAGCGCTGACGTGAAGCGCATCGCGACCAGGCGGCTGGAGGAGATCGCGAAGAAGCAGCGCGAATTGCAGTCACTGCACGACGAGCTCGCCCACCTGGTCGATGCCTGCAAGGGCGACGACAGGCCGGACTGCCCGATCATCGACGGGCTGGGCGACCGGCCTGTCGGCGCCCTCGGGCGGGCGTCGGAGACCGCCGGAAAGCAGCCTTAG
- a CDS encoding DUF4396 domain-containing protein: protein MTAIAARGAIDWRSRHTWRLASKNTAWCLLGCVIGDFGTIAFFQFTGIPWPTLAIMTLAIVNGLLTSIALETVILVRQMELRTACRTAIGMSFISMIAMEAMMNGVDWMLTGGAKLTWWVVPIMLAAGFVTPLPYNYWRLKALGRACH, encoded by the coding sequence ATGACCGCCATCGCCGCGAGAGGGGCCATCGACTGGCGCAGCCGGCACACCTGGCGCCTGGCCTCGAAGAACACCGCTTGGTGCCTGCTCGGCTGCGTCATCGGCGATTTCGGCACCATCGCCTTTTTCCAGTTCACCGGCATCCCCTGGCCGACGCTGGCGATCATGACCCTCGCCATCGTGAACGGGCTGCTGACCTCGATCGCGCTGGAGACCGTGATCCTGGTCCGCCAGATGGAATTGCGGACCGCCTGCCGGACCGCGATTGGAATGTCCTTCATCTCGATGATCGCCATGGAGGCGATGATGAACGGGGTCGACTGGATGCTGACTGGCGGGGCCAAGCTCACGTGGTGGGTCGTACCGATCATGCTAGCGGCGGGCTTCGTCACGCCGCTGCCCTACAACTACTGGCGCCTGAAGGCGCTCGGGCGGGCATGTCACTGA
- a CDS encoding multicopper oxidase domain-containing protein, which translates to MQGGAMGGRHIGSDLWAFNARSGLSEAPWHRFARGETALIMLRTDTVFPHGIHLHGHDFHEVWDDGVLGHCRDATPVDRRASRDIPCVSDNPGKWLLHCHTLGHQASGMKTWVEVA; encoded by the coding sequence ATGCAGGGCGGCGCCATGGGCGGGCGACACATCGGCAGCGACTTGTGGGCCTTCAACGCCCGCTCGGGTTTGTCCGAAGCGCCGTGGCATCGCTTCGCCCGCGGCGAGACGGCCCTGATCATGCTGCGCACCGACACCGTGTTCCCGCACGGCATCCACCTGCACGGCCACGATTTCCACGAGGTCTGGGACGACGGCGTCCTCGGTCACTGCCGGGACGCCACCCCGGTCGACCGGCGGGCGAGCCGCGACATCCCTTGCGTGTCCGACAATCCCGGCAAATGGCTTCTGCATTGCCACACACTCGGCCACCAAGCATCCGGCATGAAGACTTGGGTGGAGGTGGCATGA
- a CDS encoding cytochrome c, producing the protein MMRALLPVVLLWPALALADHELDDRDIHNGQILYREHCASCHGVRLEGQPNWRRPGEDGLLPAPPHDETGHTWHHDNRLLFDYTKLGGAGLMEARGIAGFESGMPGLGDVMSDDEIWDVLAYIRSTWPERIRDIQAKRNPEHGR; encoded by the coding sequence ATGATGCGCGCCCTGCTGCCGGTCGTCCTGCTCTGGCCCGCGCTGGCCCTCGCCGACCACGAACTCGACGACCGCGACATCCACAACGGGCAGATTCTGTACAGGGAGCACTGCGCCTCCTGTCACGGCGTCCGGCTCGAAGGGCAGCCGAACTGGCGGCGGCCGGGCGAGGACGGGCTCCTGCCGGCCCCGCCCCACGACGAAACCGGCCATACTTGGCATCACGACAACCGGCTTCTGTTCGACTACACCAAACTCGGCGGCGCGGGCCTCATGGAGGCCAGGGGCATCGCCGGGTTCGAGAGCGGCATGCCGGGTCTCGGCGACGTCATGAGCGACGACGAGATCTGGGACGTCCTGGCGTACATCCGCTCGACCTGGCCCGAGCGCATCCGGGATATCCAAGCCAAGAGAAACCCGGAACACGGACGATGA